CACCAACTTTAGTACCTACTAACTCACTATTTTTAAATAATAATAAAGCAGGAATACCTCTAATAGAATATTTAGGTGCAGTATTTGGATTTTTATCAATATTAATTTTTGTTACGATTAATTTATGTTCATATTCTTTAGCAATATCTTCTAAAATAGGAGCTAAAATTTTACATGGATTACACCACTCTGCCCAAAAATCTACCAATACTGCTTTTTTTGATTCTAAAATATACTGTTTAAAAATGCCATCAGTTAACTCTACTATACAATTAGTCATTTTTTCCTCTAAAATTAAATAATTTTGTCATTTTTAAAAATATAAAATGTTTTTACTAACATAGATCACAAAACAACTATATTATTTAAAACATTAAACATAATTTATTAAAAACAATAAATATATAACTTTATTAAATTTTAAATATTTATCGTAATAATTTCTTTTTTAACGATTTTTTGTATGCTTTAAATAAAAAATTATTTTTTTCATTTAAATTTAATATTTTACTTTTCTGCCATAATATATCAGATTGAGGTAATTCTCGCAAAAATCTACTCGGTTTAGTATTTATTACAACTCCATACTGACAACGCTGTATAGCATAACTTAAAAATAACTTTTTTTGAGCTCTAGTAATGCCTACATACGCTAATCTTCGTTCCTCATCAATGTTATTTTCCATAGTAGTATTTCGATAATATGGCAATACTCCTTCCTCTACACCTACAATAAAAACATATAAAAACTCTAATCCTTTTGACGCATGTAAAGTCATTAATTGAACATAATCGTTATTAATTACAATATCTTCATTGAGTGAATTCTGTAAAATAAACTCTGAAATAATATCAATTAAATACTTCATTACAAACTTCTTCGAATTCATAATTTTATATTTTAATTCATTAATTATCCAATTTAAAACTATCGAAATATTTTTAATACTAGCAACATATAATTTAGAAAATTTTAAACTTCTCATTAACCATTTTTCATATTTTATTGTCGCTACTAATTTTTCTAAAACCTCAATAGGATTTAATTGAATTTGATACGAAATAGTTTGAATTAAATAAACAAATTCTTGTAAACTTTTTAAATTATGAACAGGTAAAATAGATTCTAAACCAATGTCTAAACTAGCCATAAAAAAACTTTGATTTCTTTTTTTACTCCACTCTTTTAACTTCTGCAAAGTAACAGCACCGATTCCCCTTAACGGTCTATTTACTACTCTTAAAAACGCTGCATTGTCATCAGGATTAATTATCAAACGCAAATATGCTATTAAATCTTTAATTTCTGGTCTAGAGAAAAAAGATATATTAGCTAAAATTTTATATGGAATTTTAAATTTAATTAAAAATTTTTCAAATATTTTAACTTGATAATTACTCCTATACAAAATAGCATAATCTTTATATTGAGCATTATAATTAGATTTGTGCAACATCAATGTTTGCAATATTACTCTAGCTTCATCTTCTTCGTTCTTTGCTGATATTATTTCTACTATCGAACCATAATCTAAATTTGAAAATAATTTCTTATTAAAAAAATGCAAATTATTTGATATTAACGCATTAGCTACTTTTAAAATTCTTCCAGAAGAACGATAATTATGCTGCATGATAATAGTACGTAAATTAGGATAATCATGCTTTAAAGATTCAAAATTATGAATATTTGCACCTCTCCAAGAATAAATAGATTGATCGTCATCACCAACTAAAGTAAAATTAGACCTCTTACTGCTTAATAATTTAATTAATTTATATTGAATAAAATTTGTGTCCTGATATTCATCTACTAACAAATATTTAATTTTATCATTCCAACGTTCCCTAGATAACTTATTATCTCTCAACAATATTGTTGGTAAAAATATTAAATCATCAAAATCTAATATATTAGAAGACTTCAAATATGCATTATATAATTCGTAATAGCGAAAAAATTTAAATTCTATGCTAGAATTAGAAATTTTATTAACTTGATTTGGACATAATAACTTATTTTTCCAATTAGAAATTGATTGACGAATTTGACGTACAAAACTCCTATCTTCTTTTGAAACAATTTCCTGCAATATTGAAATTTGATCCTGTTCATCAAAAATAGTAAAATTAGATTTTATATTTAATAATTCTATTTCAGATTTAATAATTTCTAAACCTAATGCATGAAAAGTAGAAATTTTAACTAAATTAGATACATTAACAGATAATACATTTAAAATTCTACTTTTCATTTCACAAGCAGCTTTATTCGTAAAGGTAATAGCTGTAATACATTTGGGATCAAAATGACAAATTTTAATTAAATGAACAATTTTATTAATAATTACCCTAGTTTTTCCTGAACCAGCTCCTGCTAATATTAAACAGGGTCCAGAAATATAACTTATAGCCTTTTTTTGATGTTCATTAAATAACATTTCAATATTTAAACCTTAATTTTTAAAATTCCTACATATTACTAATTATAATTCAATGAAAATATTATTTTGATACATTTTTAAAAATTTTATAAAATTTTTAATAACAATTAATCTGTTTTATATTAGTCATATAACGTCTCAATTTTTGTCCAATATGTTCAACAGGATGATTTCTAATCGTAGTATTAATATAATTCAAATCTACATTATTAATAGCTTGATCCAACATTTTATTACCTAAATCACCATGTTCTAGTGTATTCATAAAATCCTGCAATAATGGAAACGCTGATTGAAAAAACAAATGACTTCCATATTCTGCTGTATCAGAAATTATTAAATTCATTTCGTAAAGTCTTTTTCGAGCAATAGTATTAGCGATTAGAGGTAATTCATGTAAAGATTCATAATAAGCTGATTCTTCTTTTATTCCTGCTTCAATCATAATTTCAAATGCAAGTTCTACACCTGCTCTAATAATAGCTACCATTAACAATCCATTTTCGAAATACTCATGTTCCAATAACGTAATATGACTAATACTACATTGTTCAAAACTTGTATTTTGAATACTTCTCCTCCAAATTTTTAACTGTTTGTCATCATTTTTCCAATCTAACATCATATTTTTAGAGTAATAACCTGAAAGTATGTCATCCATGTGCTTCTTAAAAATCGGTGATAAAATTTTTTTTAAATCATTTGATAATTTATATGCCCTAATCTTAGCTGTATTAGATAATCTATCAAACATAAGTGTAATACCACCATGTTTTAAAGATTCTGTAATAACTTCCCATCCTGATTGAACTAATTTTACTGCATAATGACAATCATGTCCTTGAGAAATTAACTTGTCATAACATAATACTGACCCAGTTTGAAGTAAACCGCATAATATTGTTTGTTCACCCATTAAATCTGATTTAACTTCTGCAGAAAAAGAAGAATGCAATACTCCTGCACGATGCCCACCAATAGCAGTCGCCCATTCTTTTGCTACTTCTAAGCCAATATTATGACAATCATTATCTAAATGAACAGAAATTAACGTAGGAACCCCAAAATTACGTTTATACTCTTCTCTAACTTCTGTTCCTGGACACTTAGGAGCAACCATAATCACTGTAATGTCTTGTCGTATTTTTTGACCAAATTCTATAATATTAAACCCATGCGAAAATCCAAGAATAGAATTTTTTTTCATTAAATTTTGCAAAACATCTACCACATGTTCATGTTGTTTATCAGGAGTTAAATTAATAACTAAATCTGCTGTTGGTATAAGTTCTTCACAAGTACCTACTAAAAATTTATTATCAATAGCACGTTTCCAAGAAGAACGCTGAGAAATAATAGAATTTTTACGCAAAGCATATTTGACGTTTAAACCTGAATCTCTCATATTTAAACCTTGATTTAAACCTTGAGAACCACACCCTACAATTACAATATTTTTTCCCTTTAAAATTTTAAATGTTTCAGAAAACTCTTCTTTACGAATTAATGTGCATTGTCTTAATTGAATTAATTTTTGACGAAAATTAAGCGAATTGAAATAATTACTTCCCATAATAAATTATTCCTAATTATTAGTTGATAATATTAAAAACTAAATACTATCGTGTTCTTATGTTAATAACAACTCTATCTGATATTTCTAACAGCACCTTTATCAGCACTAGTAACAAATTTTGAATACAATTTTAACGCAGAAGTAACTATACGTTTTCTATGACTTGGTGTATAAGCATCTATTCCTCTGTCTTTTTCATTTTTAATCCTTAATAATAATTCATTGTCAGTAATATCTAAATGTATTTTCCGATTAGGAATATTAATATCAATAAAATCACCTGTCCGAACTAATGCAATAATACCTTGGTTCGCAGCCTCAGGAGAAATATGACCTATTGATAAACCCGAAGTACCTCCAGAAAACCTACCATCAGTAATTAACGCGCAATCTTGATCCAACTTCATTGATTTAAGATATGAAGTAGGATATAGCATCTCTTGCATTCCGGGACCACCCTTTGGACCTTCATACCGAATAATTATTACATTACCTTTAACAATTTTATTATTTAAAATTGCATGCACTGCTTCATCTTGACTTTCATACACTACTGCTTTACCTCGGAATATCAAATTTTTTTCATGTACTCCGGCAGTTTTTACAATACAACCATCTTTAGCAAGGTTTCCATACAATACAGCTATACCGCCATCTAAACTAAAAGCAGAATTATAATCACGAATACATCCTAATTTACGATCTATATCTAAAGAATTCCATCTACAAGACTGCGAAAAAGGCTTAATTGTTTTTTGTCCAGAAGGTGCTGCATAAAACATTTTTATAATATTTTTGTCATTGCCAGTCAAAATACTATATTTAGACAACATTTCTTCTAAATTTAATCCGAGAATATTAAATGTTTGTTTATATAACAAATTAACTTTATTTAATTCATCTAAAACACCAAATACACCACCAGCACGATGAAAATCTTCAATATGATAAAAAGTAGTATTCGGAGACAATTTGCACAAATTTGGAATTTTTCTAGACAACAAATCCACATCTAACATTGTAAAATCAACACAACCTTCTCTCGCAGCTGCCAATAAATGCAAAACAGTGTTAGTCGATCCTCCCATAGCAATATCTAATGCCATAGCATTACAAAAAGCTTCTTTTGTAGCTACATTTCGAGGTAAAAATTTTTCATTATTATTTTTATAATACTCTTGAGTGATTTTTACAATTAATTTTCCTGCTTGTACAAATAATTTTTTTCTGTCAATATGTGTAGCTAATATAGTTCCATTTCCAGGTAATGATAAACCAATTGCTTCCATTAAACAATTCATAGAGTTAGCTGTAAACATTCCAGAACATGAACCACACGTTGGACATGCAGATTTTTCAATTTCATTAATCATGTCGTCAGAAGAATCTGGATTAACACCACACGTAATCGCATCTACTAAATTTAATTTTATTTCTTTATCTGAAATAACGATTTTTCCAGACTCCATAGGACCTCCAGATACAAAAACGCATGGAATATTTAAACGTAATGCAGCCATTAACATTCCCGGCGTAATTTTGTCACAATTAGAAATACACACCATAGCATCAACACAGTGTGCATTAATCATGAATTCTACTGAATCCGCAATAAGATCACGCGAAGGAAGAGAATATAACATTCCAGAATGTCCCATAGCAATTCCATCATCTATAGCAATCGTATTAAATTCTTTAGATACTCCTCCACTTGATATAATATACTGAGAAACTAATTGACCTAATTCGCGCAAATGAATATGTCCAGGAACGAATTCAGTAAAAGAATTTACTACAGCAATAATTGGTTTATTAAAATCATCACTTGACATACCTGTAGCACGCCACAATGCTCTTGCTCCAGACATATTTGGACCCTGAGTAGTTGTAGAAGAACGATATTTTGGCATGTTTTATATATCCTATAGAAAATAATCGTCATTAAATAAAAAATAAATTTAATTTTAGTTAATTAACGACGTTTATACATTTTTACTAAAAATGAAAATCAATATGCGATGATTACGGAATTGATAAAATTAAGAAAAAACTTTAAATAATTTTGAAATGTTTTTCTATAAAAATCTCAATAAAACAATATTCGTAAATATAGACATTACTGTAATTCAGAATATTTATTCTGACATTAACACTTTAAATAACATTGACATAAAAAAACATTTCTTATTTCAGGGATGGAGGGAATTGAACCCCCAACATTCGGTTTTGGAGACCGATACTCTACCAATTGAGCTACATCCCTAAAAATTTATATAAAAAACATAGTTGATTACATACCAAACTTGTATATTGTTTTAAGTAAACTATCAATTTAGTATACTATGAAATATATCTTAAGTCTAGAATACAAGCTTTTTAAACCATTTTATACTTTAATCAGAAATCAAAAATCAAAACTTGAAAATATTCTATAATATAACACAAAATTTAAGGATAAACATTTAATGAAGTTTCCAATTTATTTAGATTATGCCGCGACTACTCCTGTAGAATTTGAAGTTATGAAGGAAATGATGAATTATTTAACGTTAGAAGGAGAATTTGGAAATCCAGCTTCTCGTTCACATAAATTTGGATGGAAAGCAGAAGAAGCAGTAGATATTGCAAGAAATCAAATCGCTGAACTAATTCATGCTGATTCACGAGAAATAATTTTTACTTCAGGTGCTACTGAATCTAATAACTTAGCTATTAAAGGAATAGCTGAATTTTACAAAAAGAAAGGTAATCACATTATTACATGTAGTACTGAACATAAAGCAACATTAGACACTTGCAGATATCTTGAAAACAAGGGTTTTGATATTACATATTTAAATCCATTACAAAATGGTACAATTAATATTTATGAACTACAAGAAAAAATTCAAAAAAACACCATTTTAGTATCTATAATGCACGTAAATAACGAAATAGGAGTAATACAAGACATACATAAAATTTCTAAAATTTGTCAATCAAACAATATTTTATTTCATGTAGATGCTGCTCAAAGTATAGGTAAAATTAATATTAATCTCAAACAACTAAAAATAGATTTAATGTCCTTTTCTGCACACAAAATATATGGACCAAAAGGAATAGGTGGGTTATATATTCGACGTAAACCTCGCGTTCGTTTATCCGCACAAATTCATGGAGGAGGACATGAAAAAGGCATGAGATCAGGAACATTACCTGTACATCAAATAGTAGGCATGGGGATAGCATATAAAATCGCTAAAATAAAAATAAACAGCGATTTTAATTATATAAAACATCTCCGAAATCGTTTATGGAATGGCATAAAAAATATTGAAGAAATACATTTAAATAGTAATTTTGAAAATACAGTACCACACATTCTAAATGTAAGTTTTAATTACGTTGAAGGTGAATCATTAATAATGGCTTTAAAAAATTTGGCAGTATCATCGGGATCAGCATGTACTTCATCTAGCTTAGAAGCATCTTATGTATTACGTTCTTTAGGATTAAAAGATGAATTAGCACACAGTTCTATCCGATTTTCTCTAGGTCGTTTTACTACTAAAGAAGAAATCGATTATACTATTCAATTAATACACCAGTCTATCAATCGTCTAAGAAACCTATCGCCACTTTGGGAAATGTTTAAATCAGGTGTTGACATGAACAATGTAAATTGGACACATAATTAATTTTTAATATATTAAAAACGAGAATAATTATATGGCATATAGTAAAAAAGTAATAGATCATTATGAAAACCCCCGAAATGTAGGTTCATTTAAGACTATTGATGCAAACGTTGGAAGTGGTTTAGTCGGCGCACCAGCATGTGGGGATGTTATGAAATTACAAATCAAAGTTAATAAAAACGGGATTATCCAAGATGCATGTTTTAAAACCTATGGTTGCGGGTCAGCCATTGCTTCCAGTTCTTTGGTAACCGAATGGATCAAAGGAAAATCATTAATAGAAGCAGAAAATATAAAAAATACTAATATTGCAGAAGAACTTGATTTACCTCCAGTAAAAATACATTGTTCTATCTTGGCAGAAGATGCTATTAAAGCTGCTATTACTGACTATAAAAATAAAAACAAATAATCTTAAATCATTAATATATTATTAATACCGAACAATTTTGTAATTTTTAAATTTGTGCTAAAGTCAATATGTATACTTTAGTACAAATTAAAATATTACCTGTAAAAATGTTTAAAATATTTTTATACTAAAATCAGTTAAAATAGTATTTATTATAATAAACAATTAGAATTGGAAACATATTCACAAAGTTATGAATTATTTTAAATTATTTAACTTACCTCAAAAATTTGAATTAGACGTAAATAATCTTACATCTCAATATTATAATTTACAAAAAAAATTTCATCCAGATTCATATCAAGATAAAAATATTTATACAAAAAAATATTTAGAAAAATCTATGCTACTGAATCAAGGTTACCAAACATTAAAAAACATGTTAACACGAGCAGAACACTTATTATTCTTAAATAATTATAAAGTCGACAAAAAAAAGAAAATAGTTTTTAATGCAAAATTTTTAGAAATGCAAATAGAACTATTCGAAAGATTAGAAATACACAAAAATAAGAATAATAAACACGAAATTAATAAAATTTTATTAGAAGTTAGCCAAATAGAAAAAAATTATATAAAAAAATTGAAAAATTTTTGTAATTTAGAAAAATGGAAAATAGCTCATAGCATATTATACAAATTACTATTTTTAA
Above is a window of Buchnera aphidicola str. Bp (Baizongia pistaciae) DNA encoding:
- the trxA gene encoding thioredoxin TrxA, with amino-acid sequence MTNCIVELTDGIFKQYILESKKAVLVDFWAEWCNPCKILAPILEDIAKEYEHKLIVTKINIDKNPNTAPKYSIRGIPALLLFKNSELVGTKVGALSKVQLKDFLNLYLK
- a CDS encoding IscS subfamily cysteine desulfurase; its protein translation is MKFPIYLDYAATTPVEFEVMKEMMNYLTLEGEFGNPASRSHKFGWKAEEAVDIARNQIAELIHADSREIIFTSGATESNNLAIKGIAEFYKKKGNHIITCSTEHKATLDTCRYLENKGFDITYLNPLQNGTINIYELQEKIQKNTILVSIMHVNNEIGVIQDIHKISKICQSNNILFHVDAAQSIGKININLKQLKIDLMSFSAHKIYGPKGIGGLYIRRKPRVRLSAQIHGGGHEKGMRSGTLPVHQIVGMGIAYKIAKIKINSDFNYIKHLRNRLWNGIKNIEEIHLNSNFENTVPHILNVSFNYVEGESLIMALKNLAVSSGSACTSSSLEASYVLRSLGLKDELAHSSIRFSLGRFTTKEEIDYTIQLIHQSINRLRNLSPLWEMFKSGVDMNNVNWTHN
- the hscB gene encoding Fe-S protein assembly co-chaperone HscB → MNYFKLFNLPQKFELDVNNLTSQYYNLQKKFHPDSYQDKNIYTKKYLEKSMLLNQGYQTLKNMLTRAEHLLFLNNYKVDKKKKIVFNAKFLEMQIELFERLEIHKNKNNKHEINKILLEVSQIEKNYIKKLKNFCNLEKWKIAHSILYKLLFLTKFIKKTKKIQHEIIN
- the iscU gene encoding Fe-S cluster assembly scaffold IscU; its protein translation is MAYSKKVIDHYENPRNVGSFKTIDANVGSGLVGAPACGDVMKLQIKVNKNGIIQDACFKTYGCGSAIASSSLVTEWIKGKSLIEAENIKNTNIAEELDLPPVKIHCSILAEDAIKAAITDYKNKNK
- a CDS encoding UvrD-helicase domain-containing protein; the encoded protein is MLFNEHQKKAISYISGPCLILAGAGSGKTRVIINKIVHLIKICHFDPKCITAITFTNKAACEMKSRILNVLSVNVSNLVKISTFHALGLEIIKSEIELLNIKSNFTIFDEQDQISILQEIVSKEDRSFVRQIRQSISNWKNKLLCPNQVNKISNSSIEFKFFRYYELYNAYLKSSNILDFDDLIFLPTILLRDNKLSRERWNDKIKYLLVDEYQDTNFIQYKLIKLLSSKRSNFTLVGDDDQSIYSWRGANIHNFESLKHDYPNLRTIIMQHNYRSSGRILKVANALISNNLHFFNKKLFSNLDYGSIVEIISAKNEEDEARVILQTLMLHKSNYNAQYKDYAILYRSNYQVKIFEKFLIKFKIPYKILANISFFSRPEIKDLIAYLRLIINPDDNAAFLRVVNRPLRGIGAVTLQKLKEWSKKRNQSFFMASLDIGLESILPVHNLKSLQEFVYLIQTISYQIQLNPIEVLEKLVATIKYEKWLMRSLKFSKLYVASIKNISIVLNWIINELKYKIMNSKKFVMKYLIDIISEFILQNSLNEDIVINNDYVQLMTLHASKGLEFLYVFIVGVEEGVLPYYRNTTMENNIDEERRLAYVGITRAQKKLFLSYAIQRCQYGVVINTKPSRFLRELPQSDILWQKSKILNLNEKNNFLFKAYKKSLKKKLLR
- the ilvC gene encoding ketol-acid reductoisomerase, giving the protein MGSNYFNSLNFRQKLIQLRQCTLIRKEEFSETFKILKGKNIVIVGCGSQGLNQGLNMRDSGLNVKYALRKNSIISQRSSWKRAIDNKFLVGTCEELIPTADLVINLTPDKQHEHVVDVLQNLMKKNSILGFSHGFNIIEFGQKIRQDITVIMVAPKCPGTEVREEYKRNFGVPTLISVHLDNDCHNIGLEVAKEWATAIGGHRAGVLHSSFSAEVKSDLMGEQTILCGLLQTGSVLCYDKLISQGHDCHYAVKLVQSGWEVITESLKHGGITLMFDRLSNTAKIRAYKLSNDLKKILSPIFKKHMDDILSGYYSKNMMLDWKNDDKQLKIWRRSIQNTSFEQCSISHITLLEHEYFENGLLMVAIIRAGVELAFEIMIEAGIKEESAYYESLHELPLIANTIARKRLYEMNLIISDTAEYGSHLFFQSAFPLLQDFMNTLEHGDLGNKMLDQAINNVDLNYINTTIRNHPVEHIGQKLRRYMTNIKQINCY
- the ilvD gene encoding dihydroxy-acid dehydratase — its product is MPKYRSSTTTQGPNMSGARALWRATGMSSDDFNKPIIAVVNSFTEFVPGHIHLRELGQLVSQYIISSGGVSKEFNTIAIDDGIAMGHSGMLYSLPSRDLIADSVEFMINAHCVDAMVCISNCDKITPGMLMAALRLNIPCVFVSGGPMESGKIVISDKEIKLNLVDAITCGVNPDSSDDMINEIEKSACPTCGSCSGMFTANSMNCLMEAIGLSLPGNGTILATHIDRKKLFVQAGKLIVKITQEYYKNNNEKFLPRNVATKEAFCNAMALDIAMGGSTNTVLHLLAAAREGCVDFTMLDVDLLSRKIPNLCKLSPNTTFYHIEDFHRAGGVFGVLDELNKVNLLYKQTFNILGLNLEEMLSKYSILTGNDKNIIKMFYAAPSGQKTIKPFSQSCRWNSLDIDRKLGCIRDYNSAFSLDGGIAVLYGNLAKDGCIVKTAGVHEKNLIFRGKAVVYESQDEAVHAILNNKIVKGNVIIIRYEGPKGGPGMQEMLYPTSYLKSMKLDQDCALITDGRFSGGTSGLSIGHISPEAANQGIIALVRTGDFIDINIPNRKIHLDITDNELLLRIKNEKDRGIDAYTPSHRKRIVTSALKLYSKFVTSADKGAVRNIR